The Collimonas fungivorans Ter331 genome has a segment encoding these proteins:
- the rplQ gene encoding 50S ribosomal protein L17 yields MRHRHGLRKLNRTSSHRLAMLRNMTVSLLRHEAIKTTLPKAKELRRVIEPILTLGKTDTLANKRLAFARLRDREMVLKLFAELGPRYANRNGGYLRILKMGFRVGDNAPMAYIELMDRPEISDGAEVPTAD; encoded by the coding sequence ATGCGTCACCGTCACGGCCTTCGTAAATTAAATCGTACTTCTTCCCACCGCCTCGCCATGTTGCGCAACATGACTGTTTCGCTGCTGCGTCACGAAGCAATCAAGACCACATTGCCTAAGGCAAAAGAGCTGCGTCGCGTGATCGAACCGATCCTGACACTGGGCAAGACCGACACCCTGGCAAACAAGCGCCTGGCATTCGCCCGCCTGCGCGACCGCGAAATGGTCCTGAAGCTGTTTGCTGAACTGGGCCCACGTTACGCAAACCGTAACGGCGGCTACCTGCGCATCCTGAAAATGGGTTTCCGCGTTGGCGATAACGCGCCTATGGCTTACATCGAACTGATGGACCGTCCGGAAATCAGCGACGGCGCTGAAGTACCGACAGCTGACTAA
- the cutA gene encoding divalent-cation tolerance protein CutA, translating into MSDALLILTSLPDLAGAQALAQQLVERKLAACVNLLPAVQSVYRWQGQVEQALETTLLIKTAAHRYAELESAIKAAHPYAVPEIIALPIVAGLPAYLNWITAETQKDVNV; encoded by the coding sequence ATGTCAGATGCCTTGCTTATACTCACCAGCTTGCCCGATCTCGCCGGCGCGCAGGCATTGGCGCAGCAACTGGTGGAACGCAAGCTGGCGGCCTGTGTCAATCTCCTGCCGGCGGTGCAATCCGTCTATCGCTGGCAAGGCCAGGTGGAGCAAGCGCTTGAAACGACTTTGCTGATCAAGACCGCGGCACATCGTTATGCGGAGCTGGAAAGCGCGATCAAGGCCGCTCATCCGTATGCCGTACCGGAAATAATTGCCCTACCGATTGTGGCTGGCTTGCCGGCCTACTTGAACTGGATTACTGCAGAAACCCAAAAGGACGTGAATGTTTAA
- the dsbD gene encoding protein-disulfide reductase DsbD, with product MFKSLKQLSVLFAMLFAFTVAHAEEDDYLAPEVAFKFSARMADAKTAEVTYAIADGYYMYRERFHFKAEGATLGEPQIPAGTVKFDQTFNKNVETYHHSVTIRLPVEANGSFTLISTGQGCADKGLCYPPMDSSVSLSTTAASVSGGLLSAMGIAKGSGGAIDTPQATSATGNGPAAAAQAAGGAISSAPADTESGRIESSLNGGKLLVIMPLFLLLGLGLAFTPCVLPMVPILSSIIVGEGTKVSRRRGFLLSLTYALGMALVYTALGVAAGLAGEGLAATLQNPWVLSAFALLMVLMSLSMFGFYELQLPAAFQTRLTQASGQQSAGKLIGVFVMGAISALIVGPCVAAPLAGALVYISQTRDVVIGGSALFAMAVGMSVPLILVGISAGSLLPRAGAWMESVKRFFGVLMLAVALWMVAPVIPVLAQMLGWAALGIGYGAFLLWGRSSAWFAKAFGVVFMVCGVVQLVGGISGGRDVLAPLAHLGGAQQSAHAQFVRVKSVAELDAALAQTNGKPALLDFYADWCVSCKEMEKFTFTDPRVQARFGEMILLQIDVTANNADDKAMLKRFNLFGPPGIIFFDGQGREVPQGRVIGYQDADKFLRSLSVLNS from the coding sequence ATGTTTAAGTCTCTCAAGCAATTGTCTGTGCTGTTCGCCATGCTGTTCGCGTTTACCGTGGCGCATGCCGAGGAAGACGATTACCTGGCGCCGGAAGTGGCGTTCAAGTTTTCGGCACGCATGGCCGATGCCAAGACAGCCGAAGTGACCTACGCGATTGCCGACGGTTATTACATGTATCGCGAACGTTTCCACTTCAAGGCCGAAGGCGCAACGCTGGGCGAACCGCAGATCCCGGCCGGCACCGTCAAGTTCGACCAGACCTTCAACAAGAATGTCGAGACTTACCACCACAGCGTCACCATCCGCTTGCCGGTCGAAGCCAACGGCAGCTTCACGCTGATTTCCACCGGCCAGGGCTGCGCCGACAAGGGCTTGTGCTATCCGCCCATGGATTCCAGCGTCAGCCTGTCTACAACCGCCGCCAGCGTCAGCGGTGGGCTGCTGAGCGCGATGGGCATCGCCAAAGGCAGCGGCGGCGCCATCGATACGCCGCAGGCAACGTCCGCAACCGGCAATGGCCCTGCGGCGGCGGCACAGGCCGCAGGAGGCGCGATCTCGTCGGCTCCTGCCGATACCGAGAGCGGGCGCATCGAATCTTCGCTGAATGGCGGCAAGCTGCTGGTGATCATGCCCTTGTTCCTGCTGCTCGGCCTGGGCCTGGCGTTTACTCCGTGTGTGCTGCCGATGGTGCCTATCCTGTCGTCGATCATTGTCGGCGAGGGCACCAAGGTCAGCCGCCGCCGCGGGTTCCTGCTGTCGCTGACCTATGCGCTGGGGATGGCCCTGGTCTATACCGCGCTGGGCGTTGCCGCCGGCCTGGCTGGCGAAGGCCTGGCCGCCACCCTGCAGAATCCCTGGGTGCTGTCGGCGTTCGCCTTGCTGATGGTGCTGATGTCGCTATCCATGTTCGGTTTCTATGAGCTGCAGCTGCCGGCGGCATTCCAGACCAGGCTGACCCAAGCTTCCGGCCAGCAATCGGCCGGCAAGCTGATCGGCGTGTTTGTGATGGGCGCGATTTCGGCATTGATTGTCGGACCATGCGTGGCGGCGCCGCTGGCTGGCGCCCTGGTGTATATCAGCCAGACCCGCGATGTGGTGATCGGCGGCAGCGCCTTGTTTGCGATGGCGGTCGGCATGAGCGTGCCCTTGATCCTGGTCGGCATTTCTGCCGGCTCCCTGTTGCCGCGCGCCGGCGCCTGGATGGAGTCGGTGAAGCGGTTCTTCGGCGTGCTGATGCTGGCGGTGGCCTTGTGGATGGTGGCGCCGGTGATTCCGGTGCTGGCGCAGATGCTGGGCTGGGCGGCGCTAGGCATAGGCTACGGCGCATTCCTGTTGTGGGGCAGGTCGTCTGCCTGGTTCGCCAAGGCCTTCGGCGTGGTGTTCATGGTGTGCGGCGTGGTGCAGCTGGTCGGCGGCATCAGCGGCGGGCGCGATGTGCTGGCGCCGCTGGCGCACCTGGGCGGAGCGCAGCAAAGCGCGCATGCGCAATTTGTCCGAGTCAAATCGGTAGCCGAGCTGGACGCAGCCCTGGCCCAGACCAATGGCAAACCGGCATTGCTGGATTTCTATGCCGACTGGTGCGTATCGTGCAAGGAAATGGAAAAATTCACTTTCACCGACCCGCGGGTGCAAGCGCGCTTCGGCGAAATGATATTGCTGCAAATCGACGTCACCGCCAACAACGCGGACGACAAGGCCATGCTCAAGCGTTTCAATCTGTTTGGCCCGCCCGGCATCATATTCTTTGACGGGCAAGGGCGGGAAGTGCCTCAGGGGCGGGTTATCGGCTACCAGGACGCTGATAAGTTCTTGCGATCGTTGTCAGTTCTGAATAGCTGA